One Delphinus delphis chromosome 3, mDelDel1.2, whole genome shotgun sequence genomic region harbors:
- the LOC132423209 gene encoding transcription initiation factor TFIID subunit 7-like encodes MSKSKDDAPHELESQFILRLPLEYASTVRRAVQSGHVNLKDRLTIELHPDGRHGIVSVDQVPLASKLVDLPCVMESLKTIDKKTFYKTADVSQMLVATVDGDLYPPVEEPVATADPKASKKKDKDKEKKFVWNHGITLPLKNVRKRRFRKTAKKKYIESPDVEKEVKRLLSTDAEAVSTRWEIIAEDETKEAENQGLDISSPGMSGHTQGRDSLEHDELREIFNDLSSSSEDEDETQHQDEEDINIIDTEEDLERQLQDKLNESDEHQQEDEGTNQLVMGIQKQIDNMKGKLQETQDRAKRQEDLILKVENLALKNRFQAVLDELKQKEDREKEQLSSLQEELESLLEK; translated from the coding sequence atgagtaAGAGCAAAGATGATGCTCCTCACGAACTAGAGAGCCAGTTTATCTTACGCCTACCTCTGGAGTATGCCTCTACCGTGAGGCGGGCGGTACAGTCTGGTCATGTCAACCTGAAGGACAGACTGACAATTGAGTTACACCCTGATGGGCGTCATGGAATTGTCAGCGTGGACCAGGTCCCATTGGCGTCAAAATTGGTAGATCTGCCATGTGTTATggaaagtttgaaaaccattgatAAAAAAACCTTTTACAAGACAGCTGATGTCTCTCAGATGCTTGTCGCTACAGTTGACGGTGATCTCTATCCTCCTGTTGAGGAACCAGTTGCCACTGCTGATCccaaagcaagcaagaaaaaggataaggacaaagagaaaaagttTGTATGGAACCATGGAATTACTCTGCCTCtaaaaaatgtcagaaagagaaggttCCGTAAGACAGCAAAGAAGAAGTATATTGAGTCTCCAGATgtggaaaaagaagtaaagcggTTGCTGAGCACAGATGCTGAAGCTGTCAGTACCCGTTGGGAAATAATTGCTGAAGATGaaacaaaagaagcagaaaaccaAGGCCTTGATATCTCTTCCCCAGGCATGTCTGGCCACACGCAGGGCCGTGACTCATTAGAACATGATGAGCTTCGGGAGATATTCAATGACCTTAGCAGCAGCAGTGAAGATGAAGATGAGACACAGCATCAAGATGAAGAAGACATAAACATCATTGACACTGAGGAAGATCTGGAAAGGCAGCTACAGGACAAGCTAAATGAGTCAGATGAACACCAGCAAGAAGACGAGGGAACTAATCAGCTGGTTATGGGAATTCAGAAACAGATTGATAACATGAAAGGCAAGCTCCAAGAGACCCAGGACAGGGCAAAGCGACAGGAGGATCTCATCCTGAAAGTGGAAAACCTGGCTCTCAAGAACAGATTTCAGGCTGTGCTGGATGAACTGAAACAAAAGGAAGACCGAGAAAAGGAGCAGCTCAGCTCTTTGCAAGAAGAGCTAGAATCACTCCTAGAGAAGTGA